The following are encoded together in the Pseudoalteromonas shioyasakiensis genome:
- a CDS encoding alkaline phosphatase PhoX — MVSRREFLVGAGTLAFLGLSKSAIGKVSLGDLKTTAVGFGPLIPDPDKLLDLPEGFSYQVVSSLGEKMSDGFTVPDKADGMGCLALGNDRVALVRNHELKPKDLAKAEASIANHKTPLAFDTNSDGVALPGGTSHIVYNLKTHQKEQEYLSLVGTIRNCSGGITPWGTWLTCEETTDTKADGFNQDHGYIFEVPANSKGLIKPEPLKAMGRFNHEAAAVDPRTGIVYLTEDKGDSVFYRFIPKEYGKLHKGGQLQAMVVKGKPQFDSRNWNNKAMGLHQELEVEWVNLDNPESPKDDLRLRGYKQGAALFARGEGIHWGDKELYFCCTNGGKKQLGQVMKYQPSEFEGTDKEAQQPGKISLFVESTSKTLYNFGDNLTVSPNGHLIVCEDQYTDVVDNHLRGVTPQGQVYNFARLVAQTELAGACFSPDGSTLFVNVYSPSKTLAITGPWHKFSV, encoded by the coding sequence ATGGTTTCACGTCGAGAATTTTTAGTAGGGGCGGGCACATTAGCCTTTTTAGGATTATCAAAAAGTGCCATAGGTAAAGTGTCGTTAGGTGATTTAAAAACAACGGCTGTCGGCTTTGGCCCGTTAATTCCTGATCCAGATAAATTGCTCGACTTACCGGAGGGCTTTAGTTATCAAGTAGTTTCAAGCCTAGGTGAGAAAATGTCTGATGGGTTTACAGTACCGGACAAAGCCGATGGTATGGGTTGCCTAGCACTTGGTAATGACCGTGTTGCATTAGTGCGAAACCATGAGCTAAAGCCAAAAGACTTAGCGAAAGCTGAAGCAAGTATTGCCAATCATAAAACACCTCTGGCTTTTGATACTAACAGTGACGGTGTGGCGTTACCGGGTGGCACAAGTCATATCGTGTATAACTTAAAAACTCATCAAAAAGAGCAAGAGTACTTGTCATTGGTCGGCACTATTCGTAACTGTTCTGGCGGTATCACGCCATGGGGCACCTGGCTTACGTGCGAAGAAACTACAGATACCAAAGCCGATGGATTTAACCAAGACCATGGTTATATTTTTGAAGTACCCGCAAATAGCAAAGGCTTAATTAAACCTGAGCCATTAAAAGCCATGGGTCGATTTAACCACGAGGCGGCTGCTGTTGACCCGCGCACCGGCATTGTTTATTTAACTGAAGATAAAGGTGATAGCGTCTTTTATCGTTTTATTCCAAAGGAATATGGCAAGCTGCATAAAGGCGGGCAATTACAAGCTATGGTGGTAAAAGGTAAGCCACAATTCGATAGCCGTAATTGGAATAATAAAGCCATGGGGCTACATCAAGAGCTTGAGGTTGAGTGGGTCAATTTAGATAACCCTGAAAGCCCGAAAGACGACTTACGCCTACGCGGATACAAACAAGGTGCGGCACTATTCGCTCGCGGTGAAGGTATTCACTGGGGTGATAAAGAGCTTTATTTTTGCTGTACCAATGGCGGTAAAAAACAACTTGGTCAGGTTATGAAATATCAGCCATCAGAATTTGAGGGCACAGATAAAGAAGCACAGCAACCAGGTAAAATCTCGTTGTTTGTAGAAAGTACTAGCAAAACCCTATACAACTTTGGCGATAACCTAACCGTGTCACCTAATGGTCATTTAATTGTTTGTGAAGACCAATACACCGATGTGGTTGATAATCATCTTCGCGGTGTGACACCCCAAGGGCAAGTTTATAATTTTGCCCGTTTAGTGGCGCAAACCGAGCTGGCAGGTGCCTGTTTTTCACCAGATGGTAGCACTTTGTTTGTGAACGTTTACTCACCTTCAAAAACACTTGCTATAACAGGTCCATGGCATAAGTTTAGTGTTTAA
- a CDS encoding ATP-dependent Clp protease proteolytic subunit — translation MLRVFFSLFLIIPWLSFAGVSQSEQRIIYQGEISAKNNQHVAQLLAEQPSINSIQITSGGGNVDLGMDLAELVLAHNLKVHIKQFCFSSCANYVLLAGNPTTIAKNAIVGWHGDAASARWRDSDIDAMVSHLKVPEKTTKWQALRTHYDEIIAKAVAREKAFYAKRGVNHDLLTIGLSKELKRAAVAQKARGWSYSKKALNTLNVSNIEFADWQPRSSKNFPLLIISELE, via the coding sequence ATGTTGCGTGTATTTTTTAGTCTGTTTTTAATTATCCCTTGGTTAAGCTTTGCCGGTGTGTCACAAAGCGAGCAGCGCATTATTTATCAGGGCGAAATTAGTGCCAAAAACAATCAACATGTTGCACAGCTTTTGGCTGAGCAGCCAAGCATAAACAGTATACAAATTACCAGTGGTGGCGGAAACGTTGATTTAGGTATGGACCTCGCCGAGTTGGTTTTGGCGCATAATTTAAAAGTTCATATAAAACAATTTTGCTTTTCGTCGTGTGCGAATTACGTATTGCTTGCAGGAAACCCTACTACCATAGCTAAGAACGCCATTGTCGGTTGGCACGGCGATGCCGCTTCAGCTCGCTGGCGAGATAGCGACATTGATGCCATGGTAAGCCATTTAAAAGTGCCAGAAAAAACAACCAAGTGGCAGGCTTTACGCACTCATTACGATGAAATAATTGCAAAAGCCGTGGCTCGTGAAAAAGCCTTTTATGCAAAACGCGGGGTTAATCATGACTTGCTAACGATTGGTTTATCTAAAGAGCTAAAACGTGCAGCTGTGGCACAAAAAGCCAGAGGCTGGAGCTACTCAAAAAAAGCACTCAATACACTGAATGTGAGTAATATTGAGTTTGCAGATTGGCAGCCCCGCTCGTCAAAGAACTTTCCGTTACTAATAATTAGTGAATTAGAGTAA
- a CDS encoding alpha/beta fold hydrolase yields the protein MEHILTASGISISYQDEGDKNAPVIILIIGLGAQFTVWPESLYFGLVEKGFRVIRFDNRDAGLSSSLDDLGKPSLVKHWLSRRLPIRAKLPYSLDDMARDVKELMDALAIKKAHLVGASMGGMIAQIAAAKYKKRVLSLTSIMSSSSPLSFSGSNINLLVKLAKIRPRSSNKEAAIDYNVRLNQLIGSPAYPQDEHALYANAERYIERAHTNQTGFKRQLAAIAATPYREQLLKKIKAPTLVIHGSADPVMPLSAGINTALLIKRSKLKVVPGMGHDFPPALMKKMTKWITKHAAKVSAKKAAKKP from the coding sequence ATGGAACATATCCTTACAGCTAGTGGTATCAGTATTAGTTATCAAGATGAAGGCGATAAAAATGCACCGGTGATCATTTTAATTATTGGCTTAGGTGCTCAATTTACCGTTTGGCCAGAGTCGCTATATTTTGGCTTGGTCGAAAAAGGCTTTCGGGTTATTCGTTTTGATAATCGTGATGCAGGGCTATCTTCATCGTTAGATGACTTAGGCAAGCCGAGTCTCGTAAAGCATTGGCTTAGCCGCCGATTACCCATTCGCGCAAAGCTGCCCTATTCGCTCGATGACATGGCTCGCGATGTAAAAGAATTAATGGATGCACTGGCTATCAAAAAAGCGCACTTAGTGGGGGCTTCGATGGGTGGCATGATCGCGCAAATTGCCGCGGCAAAGTATAAAAAACGTGTACTGAGCTTAACTTCAATTATGTCGAGTAGCTCGCCGTTATCGTTTTCGGGTTCAAACATTAACCTATTGGTAAAGCTCGCTAAAATACGCCCCCGAAGCAGTAATAAAGAAGCCGCGATTGATTACAATGTTCGGCTAAACCAACTCATTGGCAGCCCAGCTTACCCACAAGATGAACACGCTTTATACGCCAATGCTGAGCGCTATATTGAGCGGGCCCACACGAATCAAACTGGCTTTAAACGTCAGCTTGCAGCCATTGCCGCAACGCCGTATCGCGAACAACTTTTAAAGAAGATTAAAGCCCCCACGTTAGTGATCCACGGCAGTGCTGATCCTGTTATGCCACTGTCTGCGGGCATCAACACCGCTCTGTTAATAAAGCGCAGTAAGTTAAAAGTCGTGCCCGGAATGGGCCATGATTTTCCACCCGCTTTAATGAAAAAAATGACTAAGTGGATTACTAAACATGCAGCTAAAGTCAGCGCCAAAAAAGCCGCTAAAAAACCCTAA